A window of Flammeovirga kamogawensis genomic DNA:
AGCAATTGAAAAAGCGAGTAAAGACGACTTCCATTATAATTCTTTACAGAGTATCTATCAAAATACTCAAAAGTTTCAGACTACACATACCCCAAATTCATTAGGAATTTATCTTCTATATAAATCTTTATCAAATAAGATGGGTATAAAAGCCGAGCAAGAAAAAGTACGCAAAAGAATGAAAAACCTAGTTAAGCAATTAAAACTATTAGGTTATGATTTTGTTGTTCCTACAAAAAAAGTGCAATCTGAAACAGTGATTGGTATTAAATGTAAAGCCGAGTTACTCCCTATTATTAAAGAGAAAGCTAAACAGCAAGGAATTACTTTAGGGAATGGATATGGTAAATGGAAGTTAAATTCTTTTAGAATTGCTAATTTCCCTGCACACTCAGATTCCGACTTTGAAAAGTTGTTAATATTTTTAAAAAGTGAAGATTTCAATAAAAAGCGCTAGAATTAGAGCCGAAATAATACAATTTATTGTTAAAACCGTTAAATTTGCACTTAATGACAGACACTATATTTATTTTAGTGTTTGATTGTGTTCGTAAGATTTATTTCTATACAATTATTTTAACCGTTCTTTACAATCTGTTTTTTGTATTAGAACAAATCTAGTTGTAATTTCGGGCGCTGAATAAAATATGATTTGGATTATTCGTAGCATTAAATTCGTATTTAGATGGTAAATATTTTAGGATCATTAGGCGCAGGATGGGTATCATTCCTATTTATTGTGTCTTTCCTAGCGTTAGTACAACTTTTCCGTTTTGTGATAAACAAAACTGGAGGTGATATTATTGCTGGTAAGAAAAAAGGACAGGAATCTAATATTCTTGTAAAAAAGTACAACGATGTAGACGTTTCAAAATATTCTACATTGTTTAGTTTAATTGGACTTTCATTCTCATTGTTATTTGTATTAGTAGCATTAGAATTTCCTACTTATGAAGATCAAACATTAATGGACTTAGGTTCAGTTGATTTTAATGAAGAAGAAATGGTTGAAGTGCCAATTACTCAACAACAACCACCTCCACCACCAAAAGTAACTGCTCCAGTTATTGTAGAGGTACCGGATGAAGAAGAAATCGAAGATGAGATCGAAATCGAAATTCCTGAAGAATTTGATGAAGAGACTGTAATCGAAGAAGCTCCTGAAGTTGAAGAGGAAGTTGAAGAAGCTGTCGAAGAAATTTTCGAGATAGTGGAAGATCCTGCAGGTTTCCCAGGTGGTATGGGTAAATTCTACAAGTGGGTAGGTAAAAACATGAAATATCCATCACAAGCAAAACGTATGGGTGTTGAAGGTAAAGTATACGTTCAATTCGTTGTAGACAAAGACGGTACACTTACAGACGTAAAAGTTGTTCGTGGTATTGGTGCTGGTTGTGACGAAGCTGCGATCAAAGTTTTACAAAAAGCTCCTAAATGGAAGCCTGGTAAACAACGTGGTCGTCCAGTAAAACAAAGAATGGTATTACCAATTTCATTCAAATTGGGTTAATCTATACTTTATATATAAAAGGACCGATGTCAATAAAAGGCATCGGTTTTTTTATTTCTAATAGTTCCTTCCTTATTAACTAAACTTTCAAATGCGTTTACTAAGCATTATTTTATTTGTATGTCTTTCTTCATTCGGGTTTTCCCAAAACCATTACGATGTTGATGAAGATTATTTATTTCCAATTCAACCTGGTAAAAGAAATTATTTTGCTGGTTCTATGGGAGAATTACGTACAACTCATTTCCACGGAGGTTTAGATATTAAAACTAACGGTATTGAAGGTCTACCAGTTTATGCCGCTGCAAGTGGTTATATCATCAGATTAAAAGTTTCAACATCAGGTTATGGACGTTGTATTTATATAATGCATTCTAACGGACAAACATCTGTTTATGCCCATTTACAAAAATTCAAACCAGAATTAGAAGAATATATTCTTGCTCAACAATACAAAAATAAATCTTTTGAAATAAATTTAGAAAATCTCTCAAAAGACCTGTTTAAAGTTGAAAAGGGTGAAATTATCGCCTACTCCGGAAATACAGGATCATCCTCTGCACCCCACCTTCATTTTGAGATAAGAGATATAGACGAACGCCCTTTAAACCCTATTGAATTTGGCTTCTCTGAAGTTATTGACAACCTCCCTCCAACAGTTAGAAGTATTCGTCTAAAACCATTAACAATAAGTAGTAGAGTACAAGGAGAATACAAAACTGTAAATAAAACTACTATTGGTAAGAAAGGGAGATATACGATAAATACTCCATTCTATGCAAAAGGAGATGTAGGTATTGAAATAGACACTTATGATAGAGCTGATGGAACGTACAATAAATATGGCATTAATAAAATAAAGGTTTATACCAACGATTCTCTTATTTACGAACATATTATTGACCGGATTCCATTTGATATGTCTGCCAATATTAACACATTTACAGACTATCATTCTTTTTTAGATCATAAAAAGAGGTATCAACGTTTGTATTTTTATGATAGTAATCACCTTCCAATTTATCCTGATAGTACTCTAAATGGTTTTTTATCAGTTAAAGAAGGAAAAATAAAAAATATTTTAATTGAATTATGGGATAGTTTTGATAATAAATCAACTACTACATTTAAAATAATAGGAAAAAACACAGCCCCTTTAACTAAAGGAGCTACTCCTAAACTAACTATTGATGATAATATTATGCTTGTTCCTTTAAAAGGAAAAAGTAATGAAGTAGCAGATTTCAAATTCTTGAAATATGGAATTCCATTATTAGATCAACAAGTTAAACCTGCCTACAAGAAAGGGAAATATAATATCTATTTATGGGATTTAAGGAATGGTTTACCAGAGATTTGCACCACAACGACAGATACTTTAACTACAAACCTTAAACATGTTATTCCATTTGGAGTTGAGTTTACTTATTTTGACCCTATAGCAACTTTTCATTTTCAAGAAAACACACTTTTTGATACACTCTATCTACAAGCTATAGAGACTCCTAAAGTACTTCATATAGAAAATTATTACACTCCTTTACACGCTCCTGTATTTATTAATTATAAGGTAAAAGATAGTAAATTAATTTCCTCTAACCATTTTATGTATAGAAGAGACAAAGATGGAGATTTAGAATTTATTGGTGGAACTTGGGATGGTAGTGCTATTAACTTTAAAACAAAAAGACTAGGTACTTTCGAAATTCACCCAGAAGTAACTGCACCTGTTATAACACCATTAAAGCAATGGAATACTAACCAATTACGTTTTAATGTGGAAGATGACGAATCTGGAATTGCAAACTACTATGCCACGCTAAATGGTCAGTTTATATTATTAGAATATGATGCAAAAAAAGATTTTATTCAGACTCGATTACAACACAAATCTGATCGATTAAAAGGAGAATTTAAAATGATTATTGAAGATCGAGCAGGTAATATTAGTGAGTACTCAAAAGTTTTTAAATAGACATCTATAAACCTACTTTGGTAACCTAGTTAAAGTTAATGCACTTGCTAGAAAGAAGCATAAAGCACCAATAAATGTATTGATTAAGGCAAAATTAGATACCCACTTTGGAAGTGCTGTTGGAAAATATATTGACGCAAAAGCTGATATAAGAAAAGTTAAACAACCTAAGAAGTTTATCCATACACCATTAAATTCATTGTTTTTACTATCGAATACAAAATTGATATCATTCAATAAATAAATTGCTGAGATCATAAAAAAGATCGAACCAACCATATTAGGTGTCCAAACTAAAATATCTGACTGTTGCCAAGTAAGATTAAATGTCGCATCAAATGTATTAAAATTGAAAAGAATGGTACCTAACCACTGGCTCAAAGCTGCTTTATATCCTAAATTTTGAGGTCGATAAACTAATAAACGCCAAGGTTGTCCTTTTTGATTACTGGAATCTAATAGTTGTAAAAACGCTGCAGAGGTAAAAGGTATAGAGCCTATAAAATAAGTAATATTGAGGAGTGACGAATTTGGGTTTGGTAATAAAAACCCAATAGAAGCATTCATAAATAAAGATGCTCCGATCATAAAAAGGACTGACATCCAGAGTACCATTTTTCTGGATGTCAGTTCATGAAAATGAATATGCATTTTTCAATCGTTTTTTTTTAGTGAGCAAAACTTCCTCCTTCAGTA
This region includes:
- a CDS encoding energy transducer TonB — encoded protein: MVNILGSLGAGWVSFLFIVSFLALVQLFRFVINKTGGDIIAGKKKGQESNILVKKYNDVDVSKYSTLFSLIGLSFSLLFVLVALEFPTYEDQTLMDLGSVDFNEEEMVEVPITQQQPPPPPKVTAPVIVEVPDEEEIEDEIEIEIPEEFDEETVIEEAPEVEEEVEEAVEEIFEIVEDPAGFPGGMGKFYKWVGKNMKYPSQAKRMGVEGKVYVQFVVDKDGTLTDVKVVRGIGAGCDEAAIKVLQKAPKWKPGKQRGRPVKQRMVLPISFKLG
- a CDS encoding M23 family metallopeptidase, whose product is MRLLSIILFVCLSSFGFSQNHYDVDEDYLFPIQPGKRNYFAGSMGELRTTHFHGGLDIKTNGIEGLPVYAAASGYIIRLKVSTSGYGRCIYIMHSNGQTSVYAHLQKFKPELEEYILAQQYKNKSFEINLENLSKDLFKVEKGEIIAYSGNTGSSSAPHLHFEIRDIDERPLNPIEFGFSEVIDNLPPTVRSIRLKPLTISSRVQGEYKTVNKTTIGKKGRYTINTPFYAKGDVGIEIDTYDRADGTYNKYGINKIKVYTNDSLIYEHIIDRIPFDMSANINTFTDYHSFLDHKKRYQRLYFYDSNHLPIYPDSTLNGFLSVKEGKIKNILIELWDSFDNKSTTTFKIIGKNTAPLTKGATPKLTIDDNIMLVPLKGKSNEVADFKFLKYGIPLLDQQVKPAYKKGKYNIYLWDLRNGLPEICTTTTDTLTTNLKHVIPFGVEFTYFDPIATFHFQENTLFDTLYLQAIETPKVLHIENYYTPLHAPVFINYKVKDSKLISSNHFMYRRDKDGDLEFIGGTWDGSAINFKTKRLGTFEIHPEVTAPVITPLKQWNTNQLRFNVEDDESGIANYYATLNGQFILLEYDAKKDFIQTRLQHKSDRLKGEFKMIIEDRAGNISEYSKVFK